A section of the Acidobacterium capsulatum ATCC 51196 genome encodes:
- a CDS encoding glycosyltransferase family 2 protein, translated as MNIVLHSGSHTAIPAAPVEQRPPAFPERLAVLIPAWNPGAELTSLVETLIQMGCRTVLVVDDGSSAGAQPVFQRLREMPAITLLRHAHNHGKGCALRTGFQEFLRAWPDYDGVITADADGQHAPEDIARVAAALAASPTRIILGARPFPSTMPWRSRLGNVLTRYAFRAATGVMLADTQTGLRGIPRTLLPELLTIPGDRYEYEMAALTHWCCQGCAPVEVPIQTIYHDHNRSSHFHPLRDSYGIYSVLALHRLRGKSRNPPR; from the coding sequence ATGAACATCGTTCTGCACTCCGGTAGCCATACCGCTATCCCAGCCGCGCCGGTGGAACAGCGTCCACCGGCGTTCCCTGAAAGATTGGCCGTTCTCATCCCGGCATGGAATCCCGGAGCGGAGCTGACATCTCTAGTCGAAACCTTGATCCAAATGGGCTGCCGGACTGTGCTGGTCGTCGATGACGGCAGCAGCGCGGGCGCGCAGCCCGTTTTTCAGCGGCTGCGTGAGATGCCGGCCATTACCCTGCTGCGGCACGCGCACAACCACGGCAAAGGCTGCGCCCTGCGCACCGGATTCCAAGAGTTTCTGCGGGCATGGCCAGACTATGATGGAGTCATTACCGCCGATGCCGATGGCCAGCATGCGCCGGAAGACATTGCGCGGGTCGCGGCTGCTCTGGCCGCTTCTCCCACGCGGATCATTCTCGGCGCGCGTCCATTTCCTTCCACGATGCCGTGGCGCAGCCGGCTCGGGAACGTTCTCACTCGATATGCCTTCCGCGCGGCTACTGGGGTCATGCTGGCCGATACGCAAACAGGTCTGCGCGGTATTCCGCGAACGCTCCTGCCCGAATTGCTGACCATTCCCGGCGATCGCTATGAATACGAGATGGCCGCACTCACGCACTGGTGCTGCCAGGGGTGCGCTCCGGTCGAAGTGCCGATTCAGACGATCTATCACGATCACAATCGCTCTTCGCACTTTCATCCACTGCGCGATTCCTATGGCATCTACTCCGTGCTGGCGCTTCATCGTCTGCGCGGAAAGAGCCGCAACCCTCCTCGCTAA